One genomic segment of Esox lucius isolate fEsoLuc1 chromosome 15, fEsoLuc1.pri, whole genome shotgun sequence includes these proteins:
- the LOC105015675 gene encoding thrombospondin-1-like: MKLTGVFLLLVLWNCEGRRLADSGYDNGVYDLFEHLPANKRHQGVTLVKGAVPHSPAYKILNPDLIPQVPDISFRNLIDSIQAERGFLLIAHFKQFKKTRGSLFTVEKSDGSGPIFEIISNGKDQTLDVVYSTGNEQKVISIEDANLATGHWKNITLFIQDDRAQLFDGCEEINTQEMDVPIQKVLTHEVANIARLRIGKGAVKDRFMGVLQDVRFVFGTTLEAIMRNKGCHGSETLIDVITLDNPVNGSSPAIRTEYTGHKTKDIQQVCGFSCEDIASMFKELKGLGVVVKQLSNELSRVTQESQLLMNQMNVHSGVCLHNGIMHKNNDEWTVDGCTECTCQNSATVCRKISCPLMPCANATVPDGECCPRCGPLTGHVEDGWSPWSEWTHCSVSCGRGIQQRGRSCDRINSNCEGTSVQTRDCYPLECDKRFKQNGGWSHWSPWSSCSVTCGEGVITRIRLCNSPTPQMGGRDCQGQGRETEVCKKSPCPIPGGWGPWSLWDACSVTCGGGLQTRQRLCNNPTPKYGGKECQGDDKASQLCAKQDCPIDGCLSNPCFAGSKCTSFDDGSWKCGACPVGYTGDGINCMDIDECNEVPDACFSLNGEHRCENTKPGYNCLPCPSRYSGPQPFGRGVEQATAKKQVCTPRNPCLDGSHDCNKNANCIYLGQYSDTMFRCECKPGYAGNGHICGDDTDLDGWPNKNLLCVENATYHCKKDNCPSLPNSGQEDHDKDGLGDACDPDDDNDGIPDDRDNCPMVYNPAQYDVDRDDIGDGCDNCVHESNPDQVDTDSNGEGDACAIDIDGDGILNEKDNCPYVYNVDQRDSDSDGVGDHCDNCPLEHNPDQIDSDSDRVGDKCDNNQDIDDDGHQNNLDNCPYISNANQVDHDKDGKGDACDHDDDNDGIPDEKDNCRLAFNPDQLDSDGDGRGDVCKDDFDQDNILDIYDVCPENFAISETDFRRFQMVPLDPKGTSQIDPNWVVRHQGKELVQTVNCDPGIAVGFDEFNAVDFSGTFFINTDRDDDYAGFVFGYQSSSRFYVVMWKQITQTYWSHTPTRAQGYSGVSIKVVNSTTGPGEHLRNALWHTGDTAGQVRTLWHDPKNIGWKDYTAYRWHLIHRPKSGLIRVVMYEGKRIMADSGNIYDKTYAGGRLGMYVFSQEMTYFSDLKYECRDS, translated from the exons ATGAAGCTGACGGGAGTCTTTCTCCTTTTGGTGCTTTGGAATTGTGAGGGCAGAAGGCTGGCAG ACAGTGGATATGACAACGGTGTATACGACTTATTCGAGCATTTGCCAGCGAACAAGAGGCATCAAGGAGTTACATTGGTAAAAGGCGCTGTACCCCACAGCCCAGCCTATAAGATCCTTAACCCAGACCTGATTCCCCAGGTTCCCGATATCTCCTTCAGGAACCTCATCGATTCAATTCAAGCTGAGAGGGGATTCCTGCTAATTGCACACTTCAAGCAGTTCAAGAAAACAAGGGGCAGTCTTTTTACTGTAGAGAAGAGTGACGGATCGGGACCGATATTCgaaataatttcaaatggaaAGGACCAAACGCTGGACGTTGTATACTCTACCGGGAACGAGCAAAAGGTAATTTCCATAGAAGATGCAAATCTGGCGACCGGACATTGGAAGAATATTACGCTGTTCATTCAGGACGATCGTGCCCAGCTATTCGATGGGTGCGAAGAGATAAATACACAAGAAATGGATGTGCCCATACAAAAGGTCCTGACGCATGAGGTTGCCAACATCGCCCGTCTAAGGATTGGGAAAGGAGCTGTGAAAGATAGATTTATG GGAGTTCTTCAGGACGTGCGCTTCGTTTTCGGAACCACTTTGGAGGCGATCATGCGCAATAAGGGATGCCACGGCT CCGAAACTTTGATTGATGTCATTACCCTGGACAACCCCGTCAATGGGTCCAGCCCGGCAATAAGGACTGAGTACACTGGCCATAAAACTAAAG atATTCAGCAGGTTTGTGGCTTTTCCTGTGAGGATATCGCCAGCATGTTCAAGGAGCTCAAGGGGCTTGGTGTGGTTGTAAAGCAGCTGTCGAACGAGCTCAGCAGAGTG ACACAGGAGAGCCAACTGCTCATGAACCAGATGAACGTCCACAGTGGTGTTTGTCTTCACAATGGCATCATGCACAAGAACAACGACGAGTGGACCGTGGATGGCTGCACAGAGTGCACCTGCCAG AACTCTGCTACTGTGTGTCGCAAAATCTCTTGCCCCCTGATGCCTTGTGCCAATGCCACTGTGCCTGATGGAGAGTGCTGTCCACGTTGTGGACCCC TGACTGGCCATGTTGAGGATGGCTGGTCCCCATGGTCTGAATGGACCCATTGTTCTGTGTCATGTGGGCGGGGCATCCAGCAGCGGGGTCGCTCCTGTGACCGCATCAACAGTAACTGTGAGGGCACCTCTGTGCAGACCCGTGACTGCTATCCTCTGGAATGTGACAAGCGCT TCAAGCAGAATGGTGGATGGAGCCACTGGTCTCCCTGGTCCTCCTGCTCTGTAACCTGTGGTGAGGGTGTCATCACTCGCATCCGACTCTGCAACTCCCCCACTCCccagatgggagggagagactgCCAAGGACAGGGTAGAGAGACCGAGGTCTGCAAGAAATCCCCTTGTCCAA TTCCTGGTGGCTGGGGGCCCTGGTCTCTGTGGGATGCCTGCTCTGTTACCTGTGGAGGTGGACTCCAGACCCGCCAGCGTCTTTGTAACAACCCCACCCCCAAATATGGAGGGAAAGAATGCCAGGGTGACGACAAAGCATCTCAACTGTGCGCCAAACAGGACTGCCCTATTG ACGGCTGTCTGTCAAACCCCTGCTTTGCCGGCTCTAAGTGCACCAGCTTTGACGATGGTTCCTGGAAGTGTGGCGCTTGCCCAGTGGGCTACACCGGAGATGGCATCAACTGCATGGACATTGACGAGTGCAATGAGGTCCCTGATGCATGCTTTTCTCTCAACGGAGAGCATCGCTGTGAGAACACTAAGCCAGGCTACAACTGCCTTCCCTGCCCATCTCGCTACTCAGGCCCACAGCCTTTCGGAAGAGGAGTGGAGCAAGCCACAGCCAAGAAACAG GTGTGCACACCACGTAACCCCTGCCTGGACGGCAGCCATGACTGCAACAAGAACGCTAACTGCATCTACCTGGGTCAATATAGCGACACCATGTTCCGATGTGAGTGCAAACCTGGTTACGCCGGCAACGGCCACATCTGTGGAGATGACACAGACCTGGATGGATGGCCCAACAAAAACCTTCTTTGCGTGGAGAACGCCACCTACCACTGCAAGAAG GACAACTGTCCAAGCCTTCCCAACTCTGGACAGGAAGACCACGACAAAGACGGACTTGGTGATGCTTGCGATCCCGATGATGACAACGATGGGATCCCTGATGATAGG gacAACTGCCCTATGGTCTACAACCCAGCACAGTACGATGTGGACAGAGATGACATTGGCGATGGCTGTGATAACTGTGTGCATGAGAGCAACCCTGACCAAGTCGACACGGACAGTAACGGAGAGGGCGATGCCTGTGCTATTGATATCGACGGGGATG GCATTCTAAATGAGAAGGACAACTGTCCATACGTATACAATGTGGAccagagagacagtgacagtgaTGGAGTTGGAGACCACTGCGACAACTGCCCTCTGGAGCACAACCCAGACCAG ATTGACTCTGACTCAGATCGTGTGGGAGACAAGTGTGACAACAACCAGGACATTGATGATGATGGTCATCAGAACAACTTGGACAACTGTCCTTACATCTCCAACGCCAACCAGGTCGATCACGACAAGGACGGCAAGGGAGACGCCTGCGACCACGATGACGACAACGACGGCATCCCCGATGAGAAGGACAACTGCCGGCTGGCCTTTAACCCTGACCAGCTGGACTCTGACG GCGATGGTCGTGGAGATGTCTGCAAAGATGACTTTGATCAAGACAACATACTCGATATCTACGATGTGTGCCCTGAAAACTTTGCAATCAGCGAGACAGACTTCCGCAGGTTCCAGATGGTACCACTGGACCCCAAGGGCACCTCTCAGATTGATCCTAACTGGGTGGTTCGCCACCAGGGCAAAGAACTGGTGCAGACTGTAAACTGTGACCCTGGCATAGCTGTCG GGTTCGATGAGTTCAACGCAGTGGACTTCAGCGGAACATTTTTCATTAACACGGACAGAGACGATGACTATGCTGGCTTTGTGTTTGGCTACCAGTCCAGCTCCAGGTTCTATGTGGTGATGTGGAAGCAGATCACACAGACCTACTGGTCTCACACCCCAACCAGAGCTCAGGGCTATTCTGGAGTGTCCATTAAAGTTGTCAACTCCACCACAGGACCTGGGGAGCATCTGAGAAATGCCCTTTGGCACACCGGTGACACTGCTGGACAG GTGCGTACTCTCTGGCACGACCCTAAGAACATTGGCTGGAAAGACTACACTGCTTACAGATGGCACCTAATCCACAGGCCCAAATCTGGACTAATTAG AGTTGTGATGTATGAAGGCAAGAGAATCATGGCAGATTCTGGCAATATCTACGACAAGACATATGCTGGTGGAAGACTAGGCATGTATGTCTTCTCTCAGGAGATGACATACTTCTCAGACCTCAAATATGAATGCAGAG aTTCTTAA